The proteins below come from a single Chryseobacterium nepalense genomic window:
- a CDS encoding S41 family peptidase, translating to MKKITIFTLIITIQQFIFAQKNQYADFIKTWNFVKYYHPDLASGKIDADSLFLVNIEKVSPKQNFNEIITLITQNLNTQFSSPPVIDNNKDILSVNQNFDWFQKNKKITAENKNLLNNIYKNRFDYGLLPKGKSVSDEKEYPFPKEENLPLKYRLLTMAKIQGTVDYLFPHKYLMDKNFDSYFNILLDEAVQSSTRKDFERVLAKAVSQFQDSHAFSFYRQLNYKDGILFNVSYYSPFDFQIVGDHLLVTHLIFPEICNKARIKTGDKITEINGKKVSEIIKEKGRLLSVSNHQKLLYVLSTYEYNLIWPDNLPKKTLAVRSGSKKFSTEIELINATDKSQVSALVNYINHKNRTIENRHLDNKDIAYFKTDATMHFMENVDDDKLDAKMDSILENASRKKAIVFDMRGYPDWGGFIFHYVYKYFSPVENYFYKYYEPNLKNLGTFNLRDPKYNYPEIENKTTHSYSGKVFILVNPDTRSASEWYSMSLQKIFPQSITIGQQTSGADGDVVKINLPGDYLLEFTGNGIFYPDNSQTQQKGIRINELIKYTDQDILDNRDLEFERVLNSLQ from the coding sequence ATGAAAAAAATCACCATTTTTACACTAATTATTACAATTCAGCAATTTATTTTCGCCCAGAAAAATCAATATGCAGATTTCATTAAGACATGGAATTTCGTGAAATATTATCATCCCGATCTTGCCAGTGGAAAAATCGATGCCGATAGTTTGTTTTTAGTCAATATCGAAAAAGTTAGTCCGAAACAGAATTTCAACGAAATCATTACTTTAATAACACAGAATTTAAATACCCAATTTTCTTCACCACCTGTTATTGATAACAATAAGGATATCCTTTCTGTTAATCAAAATTTCGACTGGTTTCAAAAAAATAAAAAGATTACTGCAGAAAATAAAAACCTTTTGAACAACATCTACAAAAACCGCTTTGATTACGGACTTTTACCAAAAGGAAAATCAGTAAGTGATGAGAAAGAATACCCCTTCCCCAAAGAAGAAAATCTACCGCTGAAGTACAGGCTATTGACCATGGCAAAAATACAGGGTACTGTTGATTATCTTTTTCCACACAAATATTTAATGGATAAAAATTTCGATTCTTACTTCAATATTTTACTGGATGAAGCTGTACAATCATCAACACGGAAAGATTTTGAGAGGGTCTTAGCAAAAGCCGTTTCACAATTTCAGGATAGTCACGCTTTTTCTTTTTACCGTCAGCTCAATTACAAAGACGGGATATTATTCAATGTTTCATATTATTCACCATTTGATTTTCAGATTGTGGGAGATCATTTGTTGGTTACACATCTCATTTTCCCTGAAATATGCAATAAAGCCCGTATAAAAACGGGTGATAAGATAACCGAAATTAATGGAAAAAAAGTCTCTGAAATTATTAAGGAAAAAGGGAGATTACTTTCGGTTTCCAATCATCAGAAGTTACTATACGTTCTTTCAACCTACGAGTACAATTTGATCTGGCCCGATAATTTACCCAAGAAAACTTTAGCGGTACGCTCCGGTTCCAAAAAATTCTCTACAGAAATTGAATTAATCAATGCAACTGATAAATCACAAGTTTCTGCTCTTGTTAATTATATCAACCATAAAAACAGGACAATAGAAAACCGCCATTTAGACAACAAGGATATTGCCTATTTTAAAACCGATGCAACGATGCATTTCATGGAGAATGTTGACGATGATAAATTAGATGCTAAAATGGATAGCATCCTGGAAAATGCCTCGCGTAAAAAGGCCATTGTTTTTGATATGAGGGGTTATCCGGATTGGGGTGGCTTCATTTTTCATTATGTTTATAAATACTTCTCGCCTGTCGAAAATTATTTTTATAAATATTATGAACCTAATTTGAAAAATTTAGGCACCTTTAATCTCCGGGATCCAAAATATAATTATCCGGAAATTGAAAATAAAACAACGCATTCCTATTCCGGAAAAGTCTTTATACTTGTAAATCCCGATACACGCAGTGCAAGTGAATGGTATTCTATGAGCCTGCAGAAAATTTTCCCACAATCGATAACAATCGGGCAGCAAACTTCAGGTGCAGATGGAGATGTGGTTAAAATCAATCTTCCCGGTGATTACCTTCTGGAATTTACTGGAAATGGAATCT
- a CDS encoding GNAT family N-acetyltransferase gives MEIRKLESFPGSPILDWSLDGYTTDKIYVVSAIEAGNTFEFSLREKNQYYSKIWNHEENFERLNSIISRGHSFGAFHNGELIAWTVCDFRAWNNSLFIENLLVSEDFRGQNIGKLLIKAINREARYLQCRMVEVETQNTNYHAIKFFQKAGFSITGINTKLYNDSTETAIFMSFDLLT, from the coding sequence ATGGAAATACGAAAACTTGAAAGCTTTCCCGGAAGTCCCATACTGGATTGGAGCTTAGACGGCTATACTACCGATAAAATATATGTAGTATCTGCTATTGAAGCAGGAAATACTTTTGAATTCAGTTTAAGAGAAAAAAACCAGTATTACAGTAAAATTTGGAATCATGAGGAGAATTTTGAACGGCTCAACTCTATTATCAGCCGGGGACATTCTTTTGGAGCGTTTCATAACGGTGAGCTGATAGCCTGGACGGTTTGTGATTTCAGAGCATGGAACAATAGTCTTTTTATTGAAAACCTGTTGGTAAGTGAAGACTTCAGAGGACAGAATATAGGAAAGCTGCTCATTAAAGCAATTAATCGTGAAGCAAGGTATTTACAATGCCGGATGGTAGAAGTTGAAACCCAAAACACCAATTACCATGCGATCAAATTCTTTCAGAAAGCCGGATTTTCAATAACCGGTATCAATACAAAACTATACAATGATTCTACTGAAACGGCAATTTTTATGAGTTTTGATCTATTAACATAA